The genomic region TTGGGTGTCTGGTCCCAGGGAAGAGAGTCCTGGGGGCTCTGACAGCAGGTGTTGGGGACAGAGGTGAGGTGCAGAGCGGGGCCTGCTGCCTTTGTAGGGGTGGGTGAGGAGCGCCTTGCCAGGGCCTCCCGGGATGGGCTCAGGGAGCCCCTCCCCGCCCGCTCCCTCTCTCGGGCTGCCAGCACCTGACAGAGGTCAGTATTGTGCTCTGGCCAGAGGCAGCCCGAGCCCTGTGTATTCAGTGGAAAAATAATTCCTGGTCCTGGTTGACCATAGAAGTGTCCATAAATATTTGGTCGGGGTAGGAGGCTGGGAGACAAGGGGTGGATTCAGAGAGCCAGGTGGGCTGGGCAGGCTTTGGGTGAGGGTGGGTGGCAGTGGCGTCCTCAGAGGGAGGAGAAACAAGCAGGCCTCTGCCGCTCCTGACCTGTGGTGGGGCCACCTGACTGCCAGGGAGGTGATTTATGGCCGGCTGTCAGACCACCTGTTAGCTGGCACTGGCCTCTTCGTTTCTCGCTTCTCTGAGAGCTGCGGGAGCAAGCCAGGGCTTTTCCTCTTCTCGAGAGAGAACGTGGCTCCATTGTTTTGGATGAGCAGCAGGTCTTGATTGGACGTGGCATCCCAGCTGAACCCCAGTTGGTGAGGAAAGCTCTAAGGGTGTCTGCGGCTCCCTGCTCTGAGTACATCTGTCCTGTCCCTCAGCATCTGCCGATGGTACCCCAGGACGCTTTCCTGGCATCATCCCTCCCATATTCTGGACATTTGAGTGACAGTAGCCTGTCACCTCCGTTTCAAGGCTTCTCCCCTTGCTGCCTCATCCAGCTCAAGGTAGTTGCCTGCCTTTGCTCTGAGCTCATCGAAGAAGCCCCTGGAAGCATTACAGCTGGTCCCCTCCCTGCAAGCAGGACCAGGACTTCTCCAGCCTGAAGAAGCTCAGCCTCTTACCCTCCTCTGGCCTCAGCCGTTAGCTTATCTGGATGGAAGTTCTCAGCCCTGGCTTAACACCACCCAGGGGGCACCTGGAAATGCTGATTTTGGAGCACCCTCCAGAGGTTCAGGTTTAATTGCTTTAACGTAGGGCCTAGTATTTTGTAAAAGCTCCCCAGATGCTTCAAAGTGTTAAAGGTCTGAGCTTCTGCAGTTCTCACCAGCTCAGGCAATACTGATGCTCCAGGGACCAGCTTGGAGTAGCACCTGTTCACGCCACCATCTTCTACAGGTCCAGTGTCCAGGGGTGTCTGAGCTCTGAAGGGGTAGGAGTGACATGTTTAGGCCTCTGGCCCTTCAGAGTAGTTCGCTGTGGCCCAGCCTCTTGGGGGCTTCTCAGAGTGGGCACTGCCCATGTCAGGGACATGCTGCAGGACCACGGGAATCTTCTGAGTGTGGGAGAAGGCTGGGGAACTTGGCATCTCTGTCCTTCCTCTGAGACAAAAAGATAGTCATCCCCATCGCTCACTTAGTCTCATTGTGGGGATAAGAAGGGTTACCCTTGCTGTGTGTTCTCAGTGGATCCTGCAAAAACATGGGAATTGCTCTTTTTAGGCATTTTAAGTATGTCTGTGTGGACAGACCGTGGGTTACAAAAAGGCCTCTTTCTCAAAGTCCCTTCTGAACGGCCCCTCGCCCTCCCTCCTGGAACTAGCTGACAAAGAAATCACCTGGTCAAAATcaactgtttgttttctttgatttaattaaaaacttaaaaaaaaaaaatagaaaaccaaatCCTACCTGCATCAGTCTAGTATCTATGGCCTCGCAGCAGAAACAATAATTTATGGTCATCGGGACATAGGGACATGTGGAGGCTGAGGAGCGAGCTTCTGggcgggggctgggctgggcttctCCCCAGTCCAGTGGGGAAGGAGACAGGCGGACATGGGAGAGGTGGGAAAGTGTGGCTGGAGGGCACCATGACCCTTTCCTCTGGGGGCGATGACGGGGACACATGAAGGGGCATGGAGGCCGGGAACTGTCCCCCAAGTAGCTCAGCTTAATGCCAAGACTTCCCTCTCCTGGGCGAGGCCCCACCGCCAACAGGGTGAGGCTGACACCACCTGCTCCCCGGGAAGCCACCTCCTCAGCTGCTCCAAGCCCCTGCACCGTTCCCTcgctctctcttctctgcttaCTTTCTGAGACCCTGGGGCTTCCCCCGAACTGAGAAAGGCCTGGTTCTCTGGGAGCAAACCTCCAAGGACCCCAGAACCCCTTGGCCAAGGACAGCCTGGCTCAGTGTCCATCCCTTAGGGCCTGTGATCCTACAGCTCTGCGTGAACTGCCTGCCCTGTGGCAGCGGCTGGGTCAgcccgggggagggggaggccgggttggcaggaggagagagggccCCGGGGATGGGGACCCAGGACAGGGCAtggctggggggcagggaggagagagggcCCCGGGGATGGGAACCCAGGACTGGGCAtggctggggggcagggaggagagagggcCCCGGGGATGGGGACCTAGGATGGGGCAtggctggggggcagggaggagagccCTTCAGTGGGGCTCTGCCGCCCCGTAGAAGAAGGGGTAGTAGAGGGAACAGGGGTACGAGAACATGAACTTGACTGCGAACTTCATCTCCTTGTTCTTCTTGTCCCAGCGGTAGACGGCCATGAGCAGCAGCTGTCCGTCTACTCTGCGGCCCATGACCAGGAAGCTGCCAGCCAGGTTGTCCAGCTGTGGGCAGGGGCAGCCGGCGCCATTCTTCATGTGCAGCACAAGCCTCTTGGTATCCTTGCGCTTCAGGGGGCCTGGCTTGAGCagcttcttctttttctgggctccaatcAGCTTCCGGTCCCCATTCTCTATCTTGATCTCCTTGATGCGCATTTtgaccactgtgtgtgtgtgggggtggacAGGGGGTCAGCCATGAGAACCATCAGGCTTGCTTAGGATGCTGATGACCCCATGCTTGGTGCTCTGCCTGAAACTCCAGGCCTGGGGCTTGGAGAGATGGAGCTTCCACATGTATACTCTATTATTTATGAAGCTCCCACCAGGTGCTGGACTTGTACAGACATTATCAACTTTCATCCTGACATGAATGGGTGTGGTGGGGAAATGAGGTTTGGAGAGGTGGTGATGGGCCTGAATTGTAGAGCCTGGCTTGAACTGAGATCTGGGCTGTGCCTTTCCATGATACCAGGTGCAGGGTGGAGAGCTCTCCTTGGGGAGTGGAGTTGGGTGTGGGCTCCCCAGGGAAGGGAAAATATTGGGGGTGGAGCTAACCACTTGGAGGGAGCGTTTGGTGGAGGGGGTCCTTGTGATGGAGGAGGGCTGGACGTCGTGATCTCTGGGGATGGATGCTTCCAAATAGGATttctggctgtgtgtgtgcatgtgtgtggaggGTGTTTGGAGCAGTGGTGGGCTGGGAAATGCTAGACTGCCAGCTCTGGGGAGGGGCTGCTCTGTAGCATGTGCCGGCTTCCCCACTGTGATGTGCAGGGTTGGGAAGCGCCGCAGTCACCTCTGtaatgtgtgtgtgactgtgtagtGTGGTGCTGCATGCTTTTGTGTATAAGAGGATGTCTGTGGCATGTGTAGGAGTCTGTAGGATGTTTGTGGAGTGTGTGGCTAGTGGGCAGGGTGGTTAAAGAGCCTAATAGAGCAGGGCATGGTCACTTAGAGTAGCATCCTCCTTCTTTGAGCCTCTGGGTCCCCATCTTTGGGAGAAGCCAGAGAGTAACTTTGGTCACCCAGGGAGAGACATTGTTATAAAAAtctttctctcccatcccctttttttctctcttggacATACACACACCTTGCAGTAATAATGTTCTCTTCCCAAACAGACTAACAACATAAAAGACCTGCTGCAGGAAGGCTTtcgttgctttctcttttttagaGACAGTGAGGCTAAGGCACAAAACGGGAACCGACCGGGCAAAGACCACAGGCTGGGCTGTGTGGTCTGCATAGGAGCCAGGTCCTGACTGCCCCAGGAATGAGGAGGCTCCAGGATGAAGCTGTAGGGCCGGGGACCACAGCACCCCCAGCCAGAGATGCATCAGGTACTAGGCAGAGGTGCCCGGGGACCAGGGGGCTGCATTTCCGTCCTGGAGCCCATCTCTCCCCTCTGCTGCCCCCACCCATCTCTGGATGAAGCCTGCCTCCCACGAAGAGAATCCAGCCCTTGAGGCCCTTATGTAGGCAGTGTCAAGGAAAGGCTGCAAGAGCCCTGTCCAGGGATAGACCGTGGCCTTGAAGGGCTTCTGAAGTCTGTgggatgccaaaaaaaaaaaagtgcatttctCTGGGGAGAGGGCAGTGGCCACGTGGGCTCTACACTCACCGAAGTCGCTGGAACACATCTGCTCCATGAGTCCGTCAGCGCTGTGCTCCATCTCACACTGGGCGCAGATCTTGGTCACTGAGGAGAGAagcaggggtggggtgaggggatcAGAGGCCAAAGAGCCACACTTAGGGTTCAGGCTCCCCCAGTGACCAGCCACCTCCGCCTCCCAAGCCTCCACTTCCCCATCAGGAATCGGGATGATGGTAACGATCATGCTCACTGAGTGAGTGGTTGTGAGATTCCAGAGCCGAGGTTGTGAAGGGACGAAACCGACTAGGTGGGCACGACTGCCCCATGACCCTGGCAGCTGCACCCATGATATGCACCGTCTTCTTCTGTAGCACCTGACCTGTCTCTGTGTTTCTGCCTCCTGGCGGGCCGTCCCATCATGGCAGGGCGAGGGGCTCAAagagggtgggagtgggaggtCAGAGCCAGGGGGGACTCCAAGAATGGGATTTCCCTGCCTTCCAAGTTAGAGCTCCAAGAAAACCAGAGTAATAGAGCCCTGCCAGGATCCCTGCTGGGGACCATACTGTTTCTGCTTGAGCGAGTGTCTCTCCCCTCCTGGTCCCATTTCTAACCTGAGAATAGGGAGTTTTCCTTCTTTCAACACTCTCTGGTCACAAGACCCCCACCTAACTTCAACTCTCAGGTCCCATGTGGGTGCGTAGGACTGGGGATAGCATGGGTGAGGTTAGCTttgaggggtgggtggggtgtgGTGGGGTTCTGTTGCTTTTGGGGGGCCAGGTCAGATAGAAAACAGGGGCAGTGTTGCCCCTTGGGAGAGTCTCAGAGCCAGGGGCTTCCTAGATTCTCATATTAGCCACCCAGGTGAAGCTTCCTTGCCTGGTGCCCCTGTTTATTCTCCTGTCCGGTGTCCAACAGGGGCTTATTCTGTCTGAAAGGAGGTTGGCAGACAGTGGGGAGAAGAATGAGGGGGGTGCACAGTGAAGGGGAGGCTGAGACCAGAGAGGAATGAGGGGTAATGGGGAGGGGTTGGGGCGGAAGGTGGCACTTAAGTCTCAGAAGTTTTGGGAACCTGAGATTGCTTCCTATTTTacaaggaggagacagaggctcaACTCGCCCAAGGGCTCTTTGTTAGGGGCAGAGCCTGGCACCTTGCTCACCATTCTGCTCTGAGCCTTACCCAGGGGTCTCCCAGCCTGGGGCACTGGGGAAAGAGTGGGAGAGTTTAGGGTTCCCAGGTGCAGGAAATAAGGGCAGGGTGGAAACCATAGCCCAGAGTTGCATTTAGCCCCCAGTCTTTGGCTACATCTTTTCCCCCAGCCTCTGCCCGTCCCTAAATCCCAACACAGGTGGGGGTGATGCTAGTCTTGGTGCCCCTGGGATCCAGGGCTACTGAGGCCAAAAGCATCTTTAGCAACCCTGGGCATCTGTGGGCTGAGAGAGGTGATAAGGCATTTATTGGAGGCCTCAGGATGGGGTGACAGtactgccccaccccaccccccaggattCCAGAAGCTTAGGAAGGTGGAAGCTGCGAGGGAAAGCCAGGAGAGGTTTCGGGAACAATTGGAATGGGAGAGAACCAGTTTGAAAGTCCAGAGCCGCAAGAAGGCACTACTCTGGCAGGCCATAGAGGGATGGGAAGGCTGGAAGGCTTCGGGGGACATGCAGGGTTGAGCAAAGACTCTGTGTATTTGTGTTTAGAGGAGGTGGCACCTCTAGGGGGCTGTGGCATCCATTGGGGTCCGGCTCACGGGTACCCAAGGGCAGTCGGAGtgcagggggcgggggcgggagcgCTACCTGGAGGCGCGGTGGCGGGCAGGTGCCCGAACTGCACGGCGATGCAGAGGTCGTTGTCCAGGGGGAACTTGTGACAGTGCAGCATCTCGGGCCAGGGGAAGCCATAGGCCTCCATGAGCGGCGCGCATCCGGCGCGCACAGCCTCGCACAGCGAGCGGCAAGGGTAGATGGGCCGGTCGAGGCAGACCGGCGCGAAGAGCGAGCAGAGGAAGACCTGCGTGTCCGAGTGGCAGCGCTTGGCCAGCAGCGGCAGCCAGCTGCTCGCCTGCTGCTTCACTTCGGCCAGGCTCTCGTGCTCCAGCAGGTTGGGCAGCCGCATGCGCTTGTAGCCCACCGTGTGGCAGAGCGGCAGGTCGGCGGGGATGTCGAGGCACTGGGGCGGCTTGGAGTACGAGCGCCCGTGCAGCGGCTCGGTCTGCCAGCCGTAGTAGTCGTACTCCTCGCCCCGCGCCGGCGCCCCGTGCAGCGCCCCCAGCAGCAGCGCCAGCGCGGCCGCCCGCGCGCCCCCCGCCGCTGCCCGCATGGCTGCGCAGGCCCCCGACACTCCGCTGCCTCTGAGGTCGCCCGAGTGGATGGCGGCCTCGCTCTGCTCCCGGGCACACCGAGTGCTCATCCTGGCGCCTCCCACCTTGGGGCTCCAGCCCCGGCCTCGCCGCGCGCCCCAGCCAATCTCCGGCCGCCCGGCCCCCGCCCCATGGCGGGGAGGCAGGGTGGCGCCCCCTCGGCCCCTCCTGCCCTGGGGCCCGCGCGTCCCGCCCAGCGTCCCGCCCGCTCGCGCGCCCCTCTCCCGCTCGCCTGCTCCCCCGCCAGTGCTCCAGCCTGGCCTTGCGCCTCTCGCCAGGACTCCTTTACCTCCCTAGGCTTTCCCCTCGTCTCTACCCTTCTCCATCCTTCCTCCTTATCTCTCTCCGACACAGCCTCTCCTGTTCCTTTTCTCACTCACTTCACTTGGTTATCTCTCCGTCTCGGCCTTTACCCTTctgctctgttttctctttcgTGACACCTCGGTTCTCCCCTTTCCCGGCAGGAGGCTTCTGGCTGCTCACACCCTCCTGGTCCAGCAGGGCAAGTGCGTCACCCCCAGTGCTCACGCATTTATGGAGCTCCTGCCTGGTTCCGGGGGGAGCTGTGCTGACGGCTGCGGAACCAGAGGCGGATGTGATCCAGAGCCCACCTCCCGGACATCCCAGCTTAGTGGGGGCCAAGATAATCATGCCTGCTGTTTAGTGAGCACTTATTTAGTGCCTCAGACCCTGCACGGCACTTCATAACCTGATCAACTATTTCCAACGATGGCTCATACTTATTGGGTGCTTCCTATGTGTCCAGTCTTTCTGACCACATTGCATAAACCACctcttttaattctcacaataacggTATAAGATGGGTAGGTACTACTACTATCTGCACTTTACAGATAAAGGCACTGACCTAAAAAGATTAAGTAGGGATTGGAGCCAGGACTTGAATCCAGATCTGGTTCCAAGAGTCAGAGCCGGGTCATGACCAGGGGTTCTGGATTCTGAGTCTGTAGGCTTAGTGACTCTGTGTGTCTGtagaggggtgggagtggggtggggagggagactcagagaagtgaagtaactGGCCCTTGGTCACGTTGCTGACAGATGAAGGAGCCATGATTTGAATCCAGATGTTTGGTTCCAAAGACCAGGGAGCTATTCAGCACTAAGATAAATTtcagcctagagtaggaaatgcTGAGGGAGGAGAGTGTACCTCCTCTGGGAGCCTAGAGAAGGAAGGAACTGAGGAGGATATCCAGGGAGGTATCAGAGAGGGGGCAGGGTTTCAGGGACCCCATGTTTGGGGTCCATCTAGATCCAGCCTTCCATTGACTTTCCTGTGGGAGGAGCTTTGGCCAAGAGGCTtagaggtggggtgggatggggggctcCTTCCTGAGAACCTAACTGGAGACCTGACTCCCCAGCCTTTGTTGGAGAGGGTGTCCTGGGGAGGAGTCTTGTAGCAGGGTTTTGGGTGCTCTGAGCTAGGGGAAGAAGTTCTGGGGCACTTGCCCCCTACACTCTTGCCCTAAAATCCTCCCCACCCCGTTCTCCTGAATGTCTCCAAGGCTCCCATCTTCCCACGGATCCATCCTTGTAGTGGTAGTGGAGAGCAGTGAAGGACTACTTCTCTTAATAGTCAAAGGATACACACAAAACACTTACTGTGTACAAGGCTTGAGATGTGTATCCCACAGATGGggatacagaaatacaaaagacatCAGGCCTGCCTCATCTGATCTAGTTTTGAGAAGAAGATGCAAGACATGGCCAAGGAGGCAGAGGAAAATTAGGCAGACAGAGCCCTCGGGTGGAACAGCCCTCTGTTGTTGTGATGTCCAGGATGACCTAACTGGAACACACTTTCCTCCTGTTTTTCCCTCTCCCAACTCCAGTGTGAGAGGTTCTGGGATGACCACTCAGAAGGTGAAGG from Muntiacus reevesi chromosome 2, mMunRee1.1, whole genome shotgun sequence harbors:
- the SFRP5 gene encoding secreted frizzled-related protein 5 — its product is MRAAAGGARAAALALLLGALHGAPARGEEYDYYGWQTEPLHGRSYSKPPQCLDIPADLPLCHTVGYKRMRLPNLLEHESLAEVKQQASSWLPLLAKRCHSDTQVFLCSLFAPVCLDRPIYPCRSLCEAVRAGCAPLMEAYGFPWPEMLHCHKFPLDNDLCIAVQFGHLPATAPPVTKICAQCEMEHSADGLMEQMCSSDFVVKMRIKEIKIENGDRKLIGAQKKKKLLKPGPLKRKDTKRLVLHMKNGAGCPCPQLDNLAGSFLVMGRRVDGQLLLMAVYRWDKKNKEMKFAVKFMFSYPCSLYYPFFYGAAEPH